In Cicer arietinum cultivar CDC Frontier isolate Library 1 chromosome 7, Cicar.CDCFrontier_v2.0, whole genome shotgun sequence, the genomic window AATGTAGAGAGATTTAGATCGATCTAAGGGAAcgaatatattatatatattatttttttttaactctttaattatcaagaaaataaaattttaataatatagagTTTGATTAAGATGTAAGTATATAAAATCTAAGTAAGAATTATTTGGgtcaaaatttgaataaaaagatAGATGTGATTGTAAAGGTTTGGAAAGTAGTGTCAATAATTAAGCAGCAAAGCAAATAAAATGAAGGTAGCTAGCTAGggttattaaatatatatttggtgCAGTGAGTGAGTGTCAATTTCAATATTCTGAAGAATAGTATTCCAGAAATGTATTCATCAAACAGTTCCCTCAATGGAAATAACAATAACCTAACAGGAACATCATTTTGTTCATCTACACCTTTTACTTTTGAAAGCAACTCATCATCATCAACTTCAAAACATCATCAAAACACTTGTTTTCCACCCTCACCTTTCTCTTTCATTCAATTCCCTTATGACACTTTTGAAGACAATAATCAAATCTTCCTCCTccaagaacaagatgatcacaTTCAGATGAATGTTAaaaacaaagaagaagaagaagataaagGAAAAACAGTACTAGTAGTGGTTGATGAGCATAAGAAGAATGTTCAAAGAAAAAGATCCAGCAAGAGAGATCGACACAGTAAGATCAAAACGGCAAAAGGATTAAGAGATCGGAGAATGAGATTGTCTCTTGATGTAGCAAAGAAGTTTTTTGGTCTTCAAGATATGTTAGGATTTGAGAAAGCAAGCAAAACAGTTGAATGGTTACTCAACAAATCAAAACTTGAAATCAAACAGCTTGCAAGAGAAAAGAATCTTCAGAATGattcttcatcaacaacttcagaATGTGAAGAAGGTGTTTCAAGTTTGGATAATAAtgatcatcaacaacaacaaaaaatcatGCTTGTAAAGAGATCATCATCAACAAACAAAGTTTCTAGAAAGAGTGCATTCAATTGTATTGGAAGGGAAAAAGCAAGAGAAAGAGCAAGAGAAAGAACAAGACAAAAGTTGAATGCTAGAATAAGAGATGTTAATATTGTTGATCAATCAAATTCAAAGCAAtgtgttaataataataataataataataattggaaCCCTTTTGAAGAATGTGCAGTGAATAATAGTTCCTTTGATGTGAAGATGATTAATCATGAAGCAAAGGAACATTCAGAATTAGAGGATGAAGAAAATTCCTTGTTCATTAATATGACCAAATGGAGTCCAACTTTCATGTTCAATAACTCATCAATCCTACAACAAGTAAgtttctaaaattattatatatatgaaccatgcatataaatatataataataataataatattgatggtgaaattaataattgtttgCAGCATCATCAATATGCACAATTTCAATGTTTGGAAAAACCTTGGGAGGACTACAACAACACcatctaattaattaacatgTACTTGCACAAACACTCTTCTCTTTATCTTTatccttttcaatttttttttttatgtgtcaGGTGCAGAATAAAATGCATTTT contains:
- the LOC101506134 gene encoding uncharacterized protein, with the translated sequence MYSSNSSLNGNNNNLTGTSFCSSTPFTFESNSSSSTSKHHQNTCFPPSPFSFIQFPYDTFEDNNQIFLLQEQDDHIQMNVKNKEEEEDKGKTVLVVVDEHKKNVQRKRSSKRDRHSKIKTAKGLRDRRMRLSLDVAKKFFGLQDMLGFEKASKTVEWLLNKSKLEIKQLAREKNLQNDSSSTTSECEEGVSSLDNNDHQQQQKIMLVKRSSSTNKVSRKSAFNCIGREKARERARERTRQKLNARIRDVNIVDQSNSKQCVNNNNNNNNWNPFEECAVNNSSFDVKMINHEAKEHSELEDEENSLFINMTKWSPTFMFNNSSILQQHHQYAQFQCLEKPWEDYNNTI